The Acidobacteriota bacterium genomic sequence GGATGAGGCGGCGTTCCGCCACCTCTACCGGCGCACCGCGCGCCCCCTCCGCGGGTATTTGATGCGCGGCTGCGGCAATCTCGCGCTCGCCGACGATCTCCTGCAGGAAACGTATCTGAGGATGCTTCGCTCTGGTTTTGAGGGAGAGAACGACGAGCATCGCAAGAATTATCTCTACCGCATTGCCACCAATCTCCTGAGGGACCACTTCCGACGCGCGAAACCGGAAACTGACGATATCCCCGAGCGTGACGACTCCCGGGGCCATGCCGAAGAGATTCACCTGAGATCGGACGTGGGAGGGGCGATGGCCCAGCTCGCACCCCGCGACCGCCAGATGCTCTGGCTCGCCTACGTCGAGGGTGCGTCGCACCAGGAAATCGCAAGCACCCTCGGGTTGCGCGCGGCAAGCATCCGGTCGATGCTTTTCCGTGCCCGGCAACGTCTCGCAACCCAGCTCCAGGCGAGAGGCCTGCGACCGGATTTGGAGGGGTCATGACCTCAAATGCCTGCCCACATGAGGAAGCAGTCTCCGCTGCCGCCCGCAGCGGAGAGTGGAGCCCTGAGCTCGCGGCCCATCGGGACGGCTGTCTGACTTGTGCGGAGCTCACCCTGGTCGTGGCCGCACTCGTTGCCGATGCCGAGGAGCTGGCCGGAATTCATACCCCTCTGCCAGACCCCGGACCGATCTGGCACAGGGCTCGCCTCGCCACCCGCGAGCGGGATTGTCAACGCGCGACCCGAGCCATCGGCTGGATCCAGGGGGCGACGGTTGCTGCGGCGATCGCGATCGGTCTCTTCTTTGCACCGGGGCTCTGGAACCTGATCAAAGGTACAGCTGCCGCTATCGACCTGAGTTCTCCAATTGCGGAGCTACCCCGGGCGGCAGGCTCACCCCTCCTGATCGTGGTCTCGAGCATGCTGGTCCTGGGTGGGTTGGCGCTGTGGGAGCTCACGGTCGCGCGGGAAAACTGATCAGCCGAAATTGCACCAAATCTTCACCCGAACAACAGATACCAGCCGATACCGAAAACCGCGATGTCCGCCAGGACGTGGCTCAACCAGCACGGCCAGATGGAGCGGTATCGGAGATACAGCCAGGACCAGATGAGTCCGCCTACGAACACCCCGGCCGAAGCGAGTGCGGTTAACAACGGGTCGAGGTATTGGCTGACGGCGATGACGTGGTGAGCGGTGAAGATGGCGGCCGAGGAAATGATCGCGGCCTCGCGCCTCATCAGAATCTCGCACTGGCGCGTTATGAACCAGCGGTAGACGTACTCCTCCATCAAGGAGTTGACAAAGGTCCAGCCAGCGGCGCCGGCGAGGTAGGGGAGGACTGTGTTGAGGCCCATCTGCTGTACCTCTGCTCGGAGCGGTGCCAGGTCCATTTCCTGCACGCCCAACAGCCACGCGCCGAGCACGATCAGCCCGGCCAGCACGACGCCGCTCACGGAGCCGGCAACGAGGCCTGCGCGGGTCGGCGGCGACCAGCTCGGGTCGCCCTTTTCCACCAGCAGGTACCACGCGGCGGGAAAGATCAGCAGCCATAACTTGGCGATGGTGAAGAGGGCCTTGCCGACCGGCCCCGGCGCCACCACCATCGCCATGATCACAGCGAGACTCGGCACGGGCGCCAGCAAAAGCAGGGCGATCAGTGCGTTCTTCGGTTTCTTATCGTTCAAAGTCATCGTGATGTTCGAAGTCCAGAACGTTCAAACGTTATAGCGTTCAAACGTTCAAACGTTGTTCTCAAAGGTCGGGTATCCCGAGAATCAGATTCGGGTCCGGGCACAGCTCGAGGTAAGTTTCTAATTCCGAAGGTGCGGCGACGCCGGGGTAGTCCACGACTCCAGCCACAGCGTCGACAATGAGCTGAAAATGGAGGTGAGGTGGCCAACTGCCATTCTCCTGCAGATCGCCGATCTCGCCGAACTTCTCTCCCCCGGCCAGGTGTTTCCCCGGCTCGAGCCGTTCGATCGTCGAACGGCTGAGGTGTCCGTAAAGCGTGTGGAACTCGAGGCCATCAAGCTCGTGGCGAAGGATCACGGTCGGGCCATAGTTCCCGAGCCCTGAGTTATCGGCGGCGGAATGGACTGTTGCAGGGAGCGGAGTCATGACCTCGGTTCCTTCGACAACGAAGAGATCGATGCCGAGGTGAACGCTGCGGCGTTCTTTTGCGCCGTCGAAAAGCGGGGAGTGGCGGTAGAGAACCCGATCCTCGTTGAAGCGGCCTATCCCCACCGGCGTCGGTGCTTCGGCGACTGCCGCGAAAATGTAGTCGGTGAACCCCGAGACGTCGTTGATGTCGAGACGGGCGAGCTCCCGGTTGGCATCGGTGAAGTCGAACACCACCATCCCGCCGGCGGAGAGTTCGAACGGCAAGACCGGCGAAATCCGGTGCCGGTGTTTCCTGAAGACTGCAACCAGGTCGGGCGAGGTCATGCGCCGATTGTAGCCGGGATCTCGGAACCGGCTTGGAGGGGCCGGGTCATTCCGGGGGCTCGAAAACCAGTGTCGGCGCCTCGAGACCCACGTCGGGGGAGGTTTCGTCCGCGAAGATCACGGTAATCGTCCTGAAACGGTCCTCGCGCCAATGATCCTCGCTCAGCAGCCAGGTGCGAACGAAATCGGCCAGCTCGAGACGGCAGCGTTCGCGGACCATGTCGATGTGCCGTGGGTCCGAAGCGCGTTCCGACAGCGCGGCGGTCACGCCACGTTCGAGCTCCTCCATCTGGTCCGCTTCGTTGAAACGAAGCCAGCCCCGGTCGCTGAATCTCTCCATGCCGGCCGTATCGATCGCCGGCGGAAGGGTCGGACTGAGTGCAGGTGCGTGAACAATGCACGACTGGTCTTCGACTTCGAGCAACCAGGGTTCGTCGAGTCGCACGTGATACCGGTAGGTCACCGGAACCCTGATCTCGGTGATGGTTGTGCCGAGGGAGATGAGATCCC encodes the following:
- a CDS encoding RNA polymerase sigma factor, producing MALSLSQTPAAEVAGRPTTMDEAAFRHLYRRTARPLRGYLMRGCGNLALADDLLQETYLRMLRSGFEGENDEHRKNYLYRIATNLLRDHFRRAKPETDDIPERDDSRGHAEEIHLRSDVGGAMAQLAPRDRQMLWLAYVEGASHQEIASTLGLRAASIRSMLFRARQRLATQLQARGLRPDLEGS
- a CDS encoding CPBP family intramembrane metalloprotease yields the protein MTLNDKKPKNALIALLLLAPVPSLAVIMAMVVAPGPVGKALFTIAKLWLLIFPAAWYLLVEKGDPSWSPPTRAGLVAGSVSGVVLAGLIVLGAWLLGVQEMDLAPLRAEVQQMGLNTVLPYLAGAAGWTFVNSLMEEYVYRWFITRQCEILMRREAAIISSAAIFTAHHVIAVSQYLDPLLTALASAGVFVGGLIWSWLYLRYRSIWPCWLSHVLADIAVFGIGWYLLFG
- a CDS encoding peptidoglycan DD-metalloendopeptidase family protein; translated protein: MTSPDLVAVFRKHRHRISPVLPFELSAGGMVVFDFTDANRELARLDINDVSGFTDYIFAAVAEAPTPVGIGRFNEDRVLYRHSPLFDGAKERRSVHLGIDLFVVEGTEVMTPLPATVHSAADNSGLGNYGPTVILRHELDGLEFHTLYGHLSRSTIERLEPGKHLAGGEKFGEIGDLQENGSWPPHLHFQLIVDAVAGVVDYPGVAAPSELETYLELCPDPNLILGIPDL